gggactaaaatcactgagaaatgtCGGTAATAACCACATTACCCACCTcctcatgtaaaactaatccagtcgGAATAGGGCTTTAGCATAAAGCCCCCATCTCAACAACGCAATTTCGGAAGCCATCATTCTTTGAATAGCTAAACTGGGATACATGAGTAAAAGACAATAATAAGAAACACAGAGGGAAACAGGCCATTAACAGTTACTCTGCACGGCTTGAGTGCTGAATGATGAACAACGTTCAATGTGCTTCATCACAGAATGACCCAACGTTATCAACCAGTTTCTATTCTCAGGGCCACAACGACAGTTGAAAAACTGTTCATGGGGAGACTCCAGCACATAAACGAGCACAATCTTTTTTACCCATTTCTATCAAGTTCAGATGTCTCGTTCTGCAGGTGCCTGCCTACTctggtaaacaaaaaaaaatggatataaGAACTTCCGAGTCATGAGTTTTTCAAGTACAGTAATCGTGTGGTGAATGCCTTCCTGGGATGGTTTAAAAGTGGAGGTTACTGTAGTTCCTGAAATGGAACCAGTGACTAGTGATGCCTCCCATGGCAGCGTTTTAGGtcctttgttatattttattatctCGTTTTAGGCCAGAAGGCCTCTTTAACTATACAGGAGCATGTGAATGTAATAGTTTTCCTGCTAACTGATTCcttctgaaaataaaaagtgtttCCTCTAAAAAATGATCCTACAACCACATCCTAAAGCAGGAATGTTAAACTGAGGACCTTTCAGGCCAAAAGCTGTGGAGATCAGCGTTTACCCTCAactaacactctgaattcagttcatgaggACCTCGCCGACGAGCTGAATCAGGCGTgcttaatgaggcagtgtgctgaagtctggccccgtgaggactggagcctgacacgtATCCTAAAATAACTCTTGTTTCTGTTTTAATggtattttaaacatttgaacGTCTTCATTAGGAATATCAGGACCTGGGCCTTCTATTAATTATGCATTCTAAtgcatttgcattgttttacCCCCAACGTTTGCAAACGATCAGCACCAATCAGTAACTCACTCCAGCTCTAGTGTAGTTAGTAAGTTACAAAATAAGATGGTTATAGTCATATTTTCTTATTTCAcgttttgttcaaaatattgagagtgtttacatgcactcgatTATCCAATCACAAATAGTCACGTAAGCAGCACGATCTGATTACtcagatcagagtaaggtctagagaAATCCAATCGATTAAGAAATCCAGTAAAGAGatgctggattttagctcagtaatcagactGCTCAGCGTgcgtgaactcttactctgatttctttcggatttctcagtctgagcatgtgtgaaaacagacggcggtactgGAAATTAAGCGAGACACAGCcacacttttggagcgatgctgaaaccaaatacatgcctGACGAAACGAAGGATTTAaatcatcttcatcttctagatgatgtgtgttcatattttcaagtGGCTcaatgtcttttttaaaaagaagccGTGGAAGTTTGAGTTGTAcattacgtttacgtcacgtcttcttcgaTGAGTTTATTGGTCGGTTGCAAAGCATAAATCAGATTattgtagacctggagttttctcattatctgattacttacGTCGACTGATTACGATGCGtcgatcggattactgacaaaatctaattttctgcagttatcgggttattaagtgcatgtaaacgcactcactgaTACCAAATCATTAACCCAGTATCATGAATGGATTCGAGTCTACACTCCTATCTTCACCTTCACTGATGGCAGAACATAATTTGGCTATACACAGATTCCGTAAACCTGCAAACGTCCTGTCATTTAGCACATCCGACAAGTCATTTGAAGGCCTTGCCATGTTTTGGAGCATTCATGTTAACCACAGAAGGGCAACAGGTGACCAGGAGCATAGCTGGGTACCCCTTAACTATGATGTCCATAGCAAAGATCACTGTAATGCTGTTTCTTGTCAGTTCTGGATAAACCCAAGAAACCCAATGTCCACCAAGACGCTAAATTATAGCAGAGTGGCCAGCAAACTTCTATGTAAACTCAAGTGTCGTGAGCTTCCACCTCTTTCTTAATACATTTGTGCAACTTCAAACTGTTAGAATGTCTGAAGCTCTTCTCACAatctgagcagtaatacggtttttctcccgtgtgaatgcgctggtgtgtttgaAGATGACTCGGCAGGGTAAAACTCTTGCCACACTCTGGGCAGTCGTACGGTTTCTTTCCCGTGTGAGTGTGCTGATGTTGTATGAGGTTACTCAGTCTAGTGAAACTCTTCCCGCACTGCGAGCACTGATGTggcttctctccggtgtgaatgcgctggtgtgtttgtAGGTAACTCTGTGTAGTAAAGCTCTTCCCGCACTCTGAACAGTtatacggcttctctcccgtgtgaatgcgctggtgtcgcTGGAGATGACAATGTCGATTAAACCTCTTCCCGCATTCTGAGCAGTCATATGGCCTCTCTCCGGTGTGGACGCGCTGGTGCGTTTGCAGATGACTCCGCTGAAGGTAACTCTTTCCGCACACAGAGCAGTGGTGAGGTCTCCGCTTTTTCTGAGCTTGGGTCACGCAGAGCGAATCACCGGACGTTTGCGGAAAACTGAAAATCCGAATGGGGCCCGTGGTCTGCAAGGTGAACTCATCTGCTGACAGCAGTATAACATTCATTTCTGGAAgagaaaaaataatttaaactcTGTGCAAAATGTGACAAAAGCAC
This window of the Pygocentrus nattereri isolate fPygNat1 chromosome 2, fPygNat1.pri, whole genome shotgun sequence genome carries:
- the LOC108412010 gene encoding zinc finger protein 436-like, which gives rise to MNVILLSADEFTLQTTGPIRIFSFPQTSGDSLCVTQAQKKRRPHHCSVCGKSYLQRSHLQTHQRVHTGERPYDCSECGKRFNRHCHLQRHQRIHTGEKPYNCSECGKSFTTQSYLQTHQRIHTGEKPHQCSQCGKSFTRLSNLIQHQHTHTGKKPYDCPECGKSFTLPSHLQTHQRIHTGEKPYYCSDCEKSFRHSNSLKLHKCIKKEVEAHDT